A genomic region of Nymphalis io chromosome 3, ilAglIoxx1.1, whole genome shotgun sequence contains the following coding sequences:
- the LOC126781404 gene encoding nucleolar complex protein 2 homolog produces MKNKKMIKPSPEKESDSEEELSPETHKKSLEKLKKIDPDFYNFLEENDENLLNFEADSADDASDKDENEDDKTHVPGPITGDSDESDFEDENAKPVQGRVTLKMVAQWQAELQGDGKIKLKSLTTIIKVFNAAMLRATSEDGTTEGEFKVEGSSVFNAVIQMCVLYLPAAIKKYLGMEQSGKDPQKCKHFIKIKGPLVSYLKDLLKLLSGITSHNILTVLLKHLHQMSVYIACFNSISKQALKKLITLWSNSEETVRVLAFLCILRITRNQQAALLNLVLKAMYLTYVKNCKFVSPSTWPGINFMRRSLVEMFTLDLNVAYHHVFLYIRQLAIHLRNAIVVQKIENRQAVYNWQFVNSLHLWADLISATSNKPQLQPLLYPLVMVITHTIKLVPTHQYYPLRFHCVEILINLSKESDTFIPILPFLVEVLTTYDFNKKHKKVSMKPLDFSCVLRLAKSQLAENGFKDSVIDRVYGLLLEYMANESHSIAFPDISLLAIIQIKQFLKTCSVSNYTKKLRQLLEKIEENSKFIERERAKVSFALSDEKMVAAWEARMKTKGTPLLTFFESWNKVNKIQKRKKITKNDEIAGELPMIKRPKISETEDKVSKPQNKGPLVLFPSDSEGEEDNFKLGEEVEDVKKPKKVKTKKKVNKKKENKNETKAEINVPDKEDVVQDFSVSDW; encoded by the exons atgaagaataaaaaaatgatcaaaCCATCGCCGGAGAAAGAATCAG ATTCTGAGGAAGAACTATCACCAGAGACTCATAAAAAATCATTAGAGAAACTAAAGAAAATCGATCCAGACTTTTATAATTTCCTGGAAGAAAACGATGAGaatttattaaactttgaaGCCGATTCCGCCGACGATGCTTCAGATAAAGATGAAAATGAAGACGACAAAACGCACGTTCCCGGGCCAATTACCGGAGACAGTGATGAAAGTGATTTCGAA gACGAAAATGCTAAACCAGTGCAAGGCAGAGTTACCCTTAAGATGGTTGCACAGTGGCAAGCAGAGTTGCAAGGAgatggtaaaataaaattaaaatccttGACTACTATCATCAAAGTTTTTAATGCGGCCATGTTGAGAGCTACCAGTGAAGATGGAACGACGGAGGGAGAGTTTAAAGTTGAAG GTTCTTCAGTCTTCAATGCAGTTATACAAATGTGTGTACTATACCTGCCTGCTgccataaaaaagtatttaggcATGGAGCAATCTGGCAAAGACCcacaaaaatgtaaacatttcattaaaataaagggACCCCTGGTGTCCTACCTCAAAGATTTACTAAAACTTCTTAGTGGAATAACATCACACAATATCCTAACAGTACTTCTTAAACATTTACATCAAATGTCAGTTTACATTGCTTGCTTCAACAGTATATCAAAACAGGCTCTGAAAAAATTAATCACATTATGGAGTAATAGTGAGGAGACTGTTCGTGTTCTTGCATTTTTGTGCATTTTGAGAATAACAAGGAACCAACAAGCAGCTCTGTTGAACTTGGTATTAAAAGCTATGTATTTGACATATGTTAAAAACTGCAAGTTCGTCAGTCCCTCCACATGGCCTGGAATTAATTTCATGAGGAGATCCCTGGTCGAAATGTTTACACTGGACTTAAACGTAGCCTATCACCatgtgtttttgtatataagacAGCTGGCTATACATTTACGAAATGCTATTGTAGTACAGAAGATTGAAAACAGACAAGCAGTGTATAATTGGCAATTTGTGAATTCATTACATTTATGGGCAGATTTAATATCGGCCACATCAAATAAACCTCAGCTCCAACCGCTGTTATATCCACTAGTGATGGTCATAACACATACAATCAAATTAGTGCCAACTCACCAATACTATCCATTGAGATTCCACTGTGTGGAGATACTTATAAATCTGTCAAAGGAATCTGACACTTTTATACCTATACTACCATTCCTTGTAGag gtTTTAACCacatatgattttaataagaaGCATAAAAAGGTGTCAATGAAACCATTAGATTTTTCATGTGTGTTAAGATTAGCTAAGTCGCAGTTAGCAGAAAATGGTTTTAAAGATTCTGTTATAGACCGAGTTTATGGTCTTTTATTAGAGTATATGGCTAATGAGTCACACTCTATTGCCTTCCCAGATATTTCATTATTGGCTATAATACAG ATAAAGCAGTTTTTGAAAACATGTTCAGTTTCAAATTACACCAAAAAATTACGCCAGTTGTTGGAGAAAATTGAAGAAAATTCTAAGTTTATTGAGAGGGAAAGAGCTAAAGTGAGCTTTGCATTGAGTGATGAAAAAATGGTAGCAGCTTGGGAAGCAAGAATGAAAACGAAGGGTACTCCTCTGCTCACATTCTTTGAAAGCtggaataaagttaataaaatccaAAAACGTAAGAAGATCACTAAAAATGATGAGATTGCTGGGGAACTGCCCATGATTAAGAGACCAAAAATATCTGAAACAGAGGATAAAGTATCTAAACCCCAAAACAAAGGACCATTAGTACTTTTCCCATCAGATAGTGAAGGAGAAGAGGATAACTTCAAGTTAGGTGAAGAAGTGGAAGATGTGAAAAAACCGAAAAAGGTTAAAACGAAGAAAAAGgttaataaaaagaaagaaaacaaGAACGAAACGAAAGCTGAAATTAATGTGCCGGACAAAGAAGATGTAGTGCAAGATTTCAGTGTCAGTGACtggtga
- the LOC126781189 gene encoding WD repeat and FYVE domain-containing protein 2 translates to MAAEIKPAPRTPNDRFSTTKKPALLSKLEGCTDDVNAAVVIPGEDGVISVCDDKTVRVWLKRDSGQYWPSICQYMPSGCTSMFYTPETRQLFIGQENGTISEFTLATDCNRINPTREYLAHTARVTAVVFSLSCEWVLSVSRDKLFSYHCSETGRRIGGYSFEAWCTALQFDSQSKYAFIGDYSGQITMLKLDNNGATLVTTLKGHTGSVRVLNWAPIPQLLFSGSFDQTIIVWDIGGQKGTAYELQGHSNKVTGLWYVGGCTRLVSCGEDGALGVWEMGVARRETPAWREADLCQLCRAPFIWNVRAMMEKKQLGLRQHHCRWCGAAVCGACSPHRLPLPVMGFEFPQRVCAACYDTLRHEPRESLASFHDMKHAVASLFVDEATGRMCTAGKDRVIKVWDISVLLAPAPKPGTSDQ, encoded by the exons atGGCTGCTGAAATAAAACCTGCGCCTAGGACACCAAATGACAGATTTTCTACCACCAAAAAACCGGCTCTTCTTAGCAAGTTGGAAGGTTGTACCGACGACGTCAACGCAGCAGTTGTGATTCCTGGCGAAGACGGAGTTATTAGTGTTTGCGATGATAA GACAGTTCGAGTATGGTTGAAGAGGGATTCGGGACAGTATTGGCCAAGTATTTGTCAGTACATGCCCTCAGGTTGTACATCAATGTTTTACACACCCGAAACACGCCAGTTATTTATTGGTCAAGAAAATGGTACTATTTCTGAATTTACACTGGCTACTGATTGCAACAGAATAAATCCC ACACGAGAATACCTAGCACATACTGCACGCGTTACAGCTGTGGTATTTTCTCTGAGCTGTGAGTGGGTTCTCTCGGTGAGTCGAGATAAACTATTTTCCTACCACTGCAGTGAGACTGGTCGCAGAATTGGTGGTTACTCGTTTGAGGCGTGGTGCACCGCTTTGCA ATTTGATTCACAATCAAAATATGCATTTATCGGAGATTACAGTGGGCAGATAACAATgttaaaattagataacaatgGTGCAACCCTAGTCACGACATTGAAAGGTCACACTGG ttctgtGCGAGTTTTGAACTGGGCTCCTATACCGCAATTACTGTTTAGTGGTTCCTTTGATCAAACAATCATTGTTTGGGATATCGGTGGCCAGAAAGGGACGGCTTATGAACTTCAAGGTCATAG CAACAAGGTGACGGGGCTGTGGTACGTGGGCGGCTGCACGCGGCTCGTGTCGTGCGGCGAGGACGGCGCGCTGGGCGTGTGGGAGATGGGCGTGGCGCGGCGCGAGACGCCGGCGTGGCGCGAAGCCGACCTGTGCCAGCTGTGTCGCGCGCCCTTCATCTGGAACGTGCGCGCCATGATGGAGAAGAAGCAGCTCG GTCTCCGCCAGCACCACTGCCGCTGGTGCGGCGCGGCGGTGTGTGGCGCGTGCTCCCCGCACCGCCTGCCGCTGCCCGTCATGGGCTTCGAGTTCCCGCAGCGCGTCTGCGCCGCCTGCTACGACACGCTGCGTCACGAGCC ACGCGAGTCGCTGGCGTCCTTCCACGACATGAAGCACGCCGTGGCGTCGCTGTTCGTGGACGAGGCCACGGGCCGCATGTGCACGGCAGGGAAGGACCGCGTCATCAAG gtATGGGATATCAGTGTGTTGCTTGCGCCTGCGCCCAAACCGGGTACCAGCGATCAGTAA